From Epinephelus lanceolatus isolate andai-2023 chromosome 5, ASM4190304v1, whole genome shotgun sequence, the proteins below share one genomic window:
- the LOC144463517 gene encoding uncharacterized protein LOC144463517: MPSGKGRHASCSVASCNNQDRSLFAVPTEEEVRTQWISFIFDGNPPGTVPKILYVCAKHFTPESFSNLFQFQSGFATKLWLNVGAIPTLREPPSTSEEVSTPQMSAGKRDVSCQTDPPTTCTVGTQLSMRTLQPHFRSAAVQASVSCKDSCTSTLPSAATNPLLTSTPIKRPAKRPREEMEEEEEDPFDGTSSMAESRGEDVTYDPASSVSLSLSTDMSGVVSNAPHKTKKYIVHESCIMELFELCPICKCVCEVRTRTIGTFLTVDQLCPHCQFTRHWKSQPVLGSTPAGNIELSAAVYISGASFFKLEKIFKAMQLQVFQYDTFRRHARMFIEPAIVHQWTSSQNDILQRLSTEGKAIVGGDMRADSPGHSAKFGSYTMMDLKTNRVIDIQLVQSNEVGGSYHMGKEGLQRSLTLLNERGVTLDCIVTDRHPQIQKFLRESNITQFFDVWHIEKGISKQLDKYAKMKDCERLRKWMRSIKNHIYWTAASSTTGPERVAKWNSILNHVQNIHTHEDPIFPNCQHELRKTRDKKKWLKAGTPEFFRLEKVMLNKRILKAVEKISPHHQTSSVEAFHSVILRFAPKNVVFPFLGMLCRLYLAVLYYNENADRPQAKTSAGEPVFKVHFPKAKKGECVAKPVKTEPTFHYVQDLMDLIFEKVFVDPAPYKEEVMKIPIPRDLRAEYVRPDKEEVIASYVSRFNQEGAA, encoded by the exons ATGCCGAGTGGGAAAGGACGACACGCCAGCTGCTCTGTTGCAAGCTGCAATAACCAAGACAGAAGTCTTTTTGCAGTTccaacagaagaagaagtgaggaCCCAGTGgatatcttttatttttgatggAAACCCTCCTGGAACAGTCCCGAAAATACTATATGTATGTGCTAAGCATTTTACACCGGAGTCTTTCAGTAACCTATTTCAGTTCCAGTCAGGCTTTGCCACTAaactgtggctgaatgttggAGCCATACCAACTCTCCGTGAGCCGCCTTCAACATCGGAGGAG GTGAGCACACCACAAATGAGTGCAGGAAAAAGAGATGTTTCCTGCCAGACTGATCCCCCCACCACATGCACCGTTGGCACTCAGTTGTCTATGAGGACATTACAGCCACACTTCAGAAGTGCAG CTGTCCAGGCCTCTGTGTCCTGCAAAGACAGTTGTACATCCACACTTCCTAGTGCAGCCACCAACCCCCTTTTAACTTCCACACCTATAAAGAGACCGGCAAAAAGACCTCGTGAGGaaatggaggaggaagaggaggatccATTTGACGGCACATCTTCAATGGCAGAGTCACGAGGGGAGGATGTCACCTATGATCCTGCAAGCTCTGTCTCACTGTCACTTTCAACAGACATGTC TGGTGTAGTATCAAACGCCCCGCACAAGACCAAGAAGTATATTGTGCATGAGTCCTGCATTATGGAGCTGTTTGAGTTGTGCCCTatttgcaagtgtgtgtgtgaggttcgGACCAGGACGATTGGGACATTCCTAACCGTGGACCAACTGTGTCCACATTGTCAGTTCACCCGGCATTGGAAGAGTCAGCCTGTTCTAGGGAGTACTCCAGCTGGGAACATCGAACTTTCTGCAGCGGTGTACATCAGTGGAGCATCTTTCTTCAAACTTGAAAAG ATCTTCAAAGCTATGCAACTGCAGGTGTTCCAATATGACACCTTTCGTCGACATGCCCGTATGTTCATTGAGCCAGCGATTGTACACCAGTGGACCTCTTCACAGAATGACATCCTACAACGTCTCAGCACGGAGGGCAAGGCCATTGTTGGCGGTGACATGAGGGCTGACTCTCCAG GGCACTCCGCAAAGTTTGGAAGCTACACCATGATGGACCTCAAAACCAACAGAGTTATTGATATTCAATTGGTTCAG AGCAACGAGGTTGGTGGAAGCTACCACATGGGAAAAGAGGGGCTGCAGAGGAGCCTGACCTTGTTAAATGAACGGGGTGTGACTCTGGACTGTATTGTTACTGACCGTCATCCACAAATCCAGAAATTCCTGAGGGAAAGCAACATCACCCAATTCTTTGACGTTTGGCATATTGAGAAAG GAATTTCAAAGCAACTAGACAAGTACGCCAAGATGAAAGACTGTGAGAGGTTACGGAAGTGGATGCGTTCAATCAAAAATCACATCTACTGGACTGCAGCATCATCCACGACTGGACCTGAGAGGGTGGCAAAATGGAACTCCATCCTGAACCATGTGCAGAATATCCACACACATGAGGACCCCATTTTCCCTAACTGCCAACATGAACTGCGCAAAACCAGGGACAAAAAgaaatggctgaaagcag GAACACCAGAATTCTTCAGATTGGAGAAGGTCATGTTGAACAAGCGAATCCTGAAAGCTGTGGAAAAAATCAGTCCCCACCACCAAACATCATCTGTGGAGGCTTTCCACAGTGTCATCCTTCGTTTTGCACCCAAGAACGTGGTTTTTCCTTTTCTTGGAATGCTGTGCAG ACTCTACTTGGCTGTACTCTACTACAATGAGAATGCTGACCGACCACAAGCCAAAACTTCTGCTGGAGAACCAGTCTTCAAGGTGCACTTCCCAAAGGCCAAGAAGGGAGAGTGTGTGGCTAAACCAGTTAAGACTGAGCCAACTTTTC ACTATGTTCAGGACTTGATGGACCTGATCTTCGAAAAAGTCTTTGTGGACCCGGCGCCTTACAAGGAGGAGGTAATGAAGATTCCCATCCCAAGAGACTTGCGAGCAGAGTATGTGCGACCAGACAAGGAGGAGGTCATCGCAAGCTATGTCTCTCGCTTCAATCAAGAGGGGGCAGCTTGA